A genomic region of bacterium contains the following coding sequences:
- a CDS encoding helix-turn-helix domain-containing protein, which translates to MANLKDKRAFSISEAARYAAVSRGTICSWLESGRLPFEELPTSGSYRFRKVRRVDLDSFLDRHYQDGSRKKEPPQEHRPSEWFLLPRQS; encoded by the coding sequence ATGGCCAATCTCAAGGACAAGAGAGCCTTTTCGATCAGTGAAGCGGCGCGTTATGCAGCGGTCAGCCGGGGGACGATCTGTAGCTGGCTGGAAAGCGGACGGCTCCCTTTCGAGGAGCTTCCAACCAGCGGGAGCTATCGGTTCCGGAAAGTTCGACGGGTGGACCTGGACAGTTTTCTGGACCGCCATTATCAGGACGGAAGCCGGAAAAAGGAGCCGCCGCAGGAGCATCGGCCGTCGGAATGGTTCCTGCTGCCCAGGCAGAGCTGA